AAcaataaatttgataaaattcacAATTTAAGTAAATGCGATCAAAACCAATCTAATTACATTTGTAATTAAAACTCATTACAATTTATCCATCGATGAAATTTTATTACGATTACACTAATTTTCATTACAATTTGGTAAACGTGACCTGAGAAGTAAACATCATCCATGGATTTTTTATTACAATTCAACTAATTTACATTACGCGTTGGTAAATATCATGAAAGGTAATCTAATTAATTACCATTACAATCTATTTCCTTTATAATGTAATCTACTTACAATTACACCCTATGTACCAAACGGGAAAGTAAACGAGGCTCTAtttcaaactctttaataatatttgatgtCTATCACAATTATTCAATTACATGCCCATTCAACTCTTTTGACGatttttgttttcattgcaatGGAGTTAAATTATTAGAAGTGCTTTCAACAAAGCACACAAAGTTCCAAACTAATATTTGATAGTATTCCAAAGGGAGCATAAAGAGCCAAAGGACATTATTGCTTATTGGGGGGCCTACCCTTTGGGtaatataagtatatatatatatatataatatatatatatatatatatatatattatttcttatttatttaggaCATGTAGTCTcccttgacattttttttttaaaagaaaataattgatTGGCATTAGTAATAGGATAGATCTTTGTCCAATTTTATTAGGTCTAATCTTTCAAATGTGTAGGTCACCTAAAACATAATAGTACTCATCGTTTTTCATAACCAAAGCATGgatattgaaatttaaatattagattaaaagtaaaatttttattttggtgGTTTTAGATACCAAAATTTGAATGGAGAAAAAACGTACTTGTCATTCACGTGATAATAACTATGAGTTTGTTAATCAATGAAGAACTTAACCTACAAGATGGAAAGATCTGCAAATAATTGTAGTACTTGCCACACAAGCTCCGATGCTTAAGTCAGAAAAGGTATATATGTAGCAAGTAGTGagtataatattataataaactTATCTCACCAAGCTATCATGACCGATTTACAAGTATAGTTGACCTGAGTCTTTCTCAATAGGATTGTTTCAAAGTTTCATTGGGATTATCCATAACTCATGGGTTTGAAACCCAAACCAACCCCTTCCCTAAGCCCATTTTGGTTATAGGATGTCACTTTGACCCAAAATTCACTAcaataaaatctatttttagtGACAAATATTTAATGGCGCAAGCAAATTTTGTTACTAAGCTTATTTTTAGCAACATGTTTAAAACCATGTTCCAAAATATCAATTAATAACAAAATCTACATTGGCGTTGCTGAAACAATTTGTGATGTATTAACGAGTGTcgttaaatattaaaaacttttAGCAATATATTAGATTGTCATTGAAAGTTCAcaatatttcataaaaaattaataaaaaaatttgtagcTCCGCGACTAACGTAAGTATGtcattgaaagtatgtttgtCAGTAAAAGTCACGTTTTAGTGGTACACAGTAAGTATGTCATTGAAACTTTCGACTATGTAGCTACCACAACATTCATAGCGACACGCCTCTACGCGTTGCTAATATTTTTAGCGACATTTTTACGCTTTTAGCAATGTGTTTTATTCGCCACTGAAAGCTATTCTTCTTGTAATGATTTGTTATGTTCCTGGCTTTATCGTTTATGTTCTGGCTTGATATCGGTTATGCTCTTTTGTAAAAGATCACCTATAACACGTggttatataaatgagatatgtcccattttgatcattttttaagaaaattttaatttttctaaaattttaaaatatctatttaGTCCTTACATCTTTTCTTCGTAGAAGAATATTATTTAGTCTTAGAATTATTTTctcaataaggattaaaatTGGTATTACCATTTTCATTTCAACTCAAATGATATAATTGTTTAAGTCAACTTTTATTaacaaaactttaaattaatgTATCAATCTAAATTGTAAACCTAATATGCCTAAGTGGATAAAGATTTACTCAAAGTTTCATGGCTCAATCCTTGATTGTTGAACAAaagaaatatttctttaaattataaactACTAAGACAAAGTCTAAAAATTTACgtgactaaaattaaataaatatgaaagttTGTTACTAAAGTATCCTTTAAACCATGCTTTCGAGATGAAAAACAACTTTATTTAAATTCCCAATTGGGAAGaataccaaaaagaaaaaggaaaaaaaaaattaaaacagaaTCCCAAAagtaatatgaaaattaaattaaagtacACACAAAACGAATCCAACTTTCTACAACAACAATGGCGATCTCTAGTAAATTAGAGCAACCACAATCGCCAAACCGGCGGAGAGGGAGAGTCCGAAACCGGCGAAGGAGTTGGCGGAGTTGGGCGGCGGCGGAGTAGGAGCAATGTTTGACGGCGGCGTCGGGGCTGTTTCCGGCGGAGAAGTGGCTGTCGGAGGAGAGGCTTTCGGCGGGCGGCTGGAGTGTGGCGACGGCGTCGGAGAAACGGGAGAGCTGGATTTGGGGGAGGGTGAAGGGGCGGTGGTCGGCGGCGAAGAAGATTGTGATCGGACGGTGACGGTGAGCTTCTGGCCTAAGCTGCAGTGGGTGGGAAATGAGCAGATGAAGTGGCGGGTTCCGGCCGCCGACAGTGTAATATTCGCTGGGCCGCTTCTCACGGCGGAGATGGGGTTGGTGCTGCTGCAGGAGTCTAATGCGGCCTTCGTCACTTCCGTCACGTCGTGCTGTCCGGTGGTGAAATTAAAAACTACACcaattttaagaaaaagttgcaattaaaattttgaaattttcttataaattttttcaaattattttaaaaaaatagtaaaaaaaaaataccagaGAAACATAAAAGTTTATTAATGAAAGAGACGGTTGGAAGATACAAACCTATGTAAGtcttatatattaaattttactattttgtataaatactttctttatttttctatttttgaaaactttcctaattttaatatgtaatttgcaattatttatttatttatttcttttttcttatatatatgaGAGAAAGTTATTAGTAATGATgatgaaatgtttaaatattttttaatcataatttattatacaagacttcttttttttcaagaatatttttttaaaaaacaaatgtaTTTTTATATATGTCACTCtcattacatacataaaaaaatatttaaaatacttaaaaaaagtaaaaaatatttattatataacaaattataattaGACAATTTAGTAGGtcgtataaaaaaaatatctttccttaaaaaagaaaaatgtgtttGTTTGGTACACcctaatatataataaataaatgaacaTGCATTATGTTTATGCTATCTCATCCATCTAAAACAAAATGTCGcaagaatcaataataattaaatttgaaaatgattatAGTTTAAGATAATAgaatcaaacattttttttcacttCAATAATTACAACAATGAAcaataaaattggtttaattttagCTTTTGTATTATCCATAATCTAATTTTAacctttatattttcaataaattttaaattaagaattattttattGTCTATAACATttttcacatattttattataaatacaagattaaaattgaacatatttaaaggaaaaagaacTCACAGAGAATGTCGCCGACGAGAAACGTTTTGGTGGAGGCCCAATCGGAATAAGTAGAAGGACTAGAAGGGATGGTCCAGCCAAGCGAATCGCCAACGTTGTGAGTTGCGGCCGCCGTCCTTCGCAGAGGAGCAACCACCACCAGTAGCAAAAACACCGCCGCGAACATCGATTTCGCCGCCATTGTTAGTTTTTGTTTTCTCAGATCGCCGCCGTTGATTTTTGAGATCCGAAAGGTAGTTGGTTATTTATGGAGGGAAAGAGCCGTCTGATGGTGAACACGTGTCCATCTGATCACTGATGTGCAGATCAACCGTTAgttgaaattataaaaatattatcaactTGCTGCTTGAGTTTTTTGGAGTTTTAATGTTAAAGGGTTGACGGGTCTTTTTtttcaactaattttttttcttttagttaccATCAACTCATCTTTCACAAAATATGAAATCTAACATTCTACTTATGTCAGAACATATTACTGTATTTTATAATCTATCGTAATAGAGATAATCATGTCTATTGTTAACTTAACAGATAACAGTAGAGATGATCATGTTATCCCTAACGTGAtatgttataaaatatttttttatagtcGGTTGGAatctattaaaaaatgaaaattacaaCCATCCTCATATTAAGTTCACAATAAACATATCATCTTTAatgtaataaattataaaatgcaATAGTACATCTTGATATAAACaggaaattaaattttatttttgtagagGATGAGTCATCAATTATAATGATTCTTTCAAAAGGATATCttaaaaaaactattaattttatatacatgttttttgttttggatttattaaattttttttttttttgggtgctTTGGAATCAGAACAACTTTtatgggagaaaaaaaaaaggaggagaGATAGGGAGGGAATAAATGGGGGAGAGAGAAAGTGGTGGGAagcttgttttctttttattttttatttttttaatttttttaaggatAATTAAAAGGATTGTTTTTATTAGAGAGGTGGGTAGCACTAGCTAGCTGTCTACAAGTGTACAATTTGTGATAAAATGTCAAAAATGGTTATGGTGAAGTTTCACATGGGGAAGAGagagttttaaattaaagacTTTTTCTTTAGGGTTTAGAATAAATATGACTTGAAATATTATAGGAGTTGAAAATTCAACTGATGTGTTTAGATTATATtgttaagtgtttaatttataaagtaaatcaatttaaaataaattaaagtgttacaactatttaaaatagtttttaagtatattttaattaattttatcaaaaatatttaaataaaaattattttttaaaaaaatattttttcttaagtcaatcTACATTGGACCAAAATCTTTAAGGATAGGGTTCTTAATCACTAAGCCATGAGTAAGAAGAGACTAGAAACAAatttatgaaaaagaaaaaacttataGAGTATGTTTGATATATAGAAGAATACACCTCCTCTTGATAAATAGAAAGAAGTTATTTGAGTAGTTACCAAACACTctgatttctttcaaaatgatttattttaaaattaaatacttgaaaatgtattctaaACACACTCTAAATCTTatgaatgttttcaaaattaaaaccacattttgaaaactaagaaaaaatagtattcaaaaacttgttttttaaaagaaaatttggctaataattcaaatcttaatatagaaaatatgaaaatcataataaaaatggtgagaaaacaaatacaaatcTCAAATATACCaaacgaatatatatatatatattttgtaaaaaaaaaaaaaggaaaaaaaaagggtattttgttaaaatttataGAAGTGGGTAAAGGAATTTTTTTGACCCATTGAATTGTTTTTTCTGTCTAGAACCTATCATCAATAATTAAAGgtaatttaaaaagttttaaatatagatttaaaaaatgCTTAAAACATTCTTAATGAAAACATTAAACTAATTTTCTtccaaaaatataatttttatataacaaCAAATCATATTAAGGAAAGTTCAAACACACACACTTAATTCTTTGTGTGTATTAATGTATGTGAAGTTGGgac
This DNA window, taken from Benincasa hispida cultivar B227 chromosome 6, ASM972705v1, whole genome shotgun sequence, encodes the following:
- the LOC120080394 gene encoding cucumber peeling cupredoxin-like; the protein is MAAKSMFAAVFLLLVVVAPLRRTAAATHNVGDSLGWTIPSSPSTYSDWASTKTFLVGDILFFNFTTGQHDVTEVTKAALDSCSSTNPISAVRSGPANITLSAAGTRHFICSFPTHCSLGQKLTVTVRSQSSSPPTTAPSPSPKSSSPVSPTPSPHSSRPPKASPPTATSPPETAPTPPSNIAPTPPPPNSANSFAGFGLSLSAGLAIVVALIY